One stretch of Acropora muricata isolate sample 2 chromosome 12, ASM3666990v1, whole genome shotgun sequence DNA includes these proteins:
- the LOC136892717 gene encoding uncharacterized protein, translated as MTVHPFGAVSSPSCSNYALQKTANNNEEEYGSAVASTLRRNFNVDDCLRSDSTEVKAKEQIEGLRQVCAKGGFRLTKFICNRRSVLESIPEEERSKDVKTLDLNYDDLPIEHALGVQWCVESDTFRFRITIKDKPLTRRGILSIVSSIYDPLGFAAPFTLKAKKLLQDLCKDEKLGWDDELPESYRNRWENWRSELPMLERILVPRCVKPIDFGEVKSRQVHVFSDASSVGYGSVAYLRLCDNIGRIHCSFLMGKARLAPIKAVTIPRLELTAATVSVRLGEIVKKELDESLDIVHYHTDSVTVLRYISNDQKQFQVFVANRVQTIRNLSDPSQWKYVDTKENPADDASRGLDAKALKQQQRWLRGQGFLWQPEKDWPAQPSSLGEVSNEDLEIKRQVNACVTTITDPPPTITKLFQYFSDWYRLKKAVAVFLRVKTILQERRLKRINEQHGPPATANDKASKPIIGRSSLTVQELEEAEQSIICFSQSQSFDNELKSLDQASLDEPGYEQTPSQKRKNEVTKASSLYRLDPFVDGGLLRVGGRLNHADIPEESKHPVILPWKSHVTTLIIRHTHEQLGHAGRGHVLAKLRERNWIIKANSAVCQLISSCVMCRRIKSTPQDQKMADLPEDRLTPAPPFTYVGVDYFGPYVTKEGT; from the coding sequence ATGACCGTTCACCCCTTTGGAGCTGTCTCCTCACCGAGCTGCTCTAATTACGCCCTGCAGAAGACAGCAAACAATAATGAAGAAGAATACGGAAGCGCTGTTGCAAGTACGCTGCGCCGAAACTTCAACGTAGACGACTGCCTCCGTTCTGATAGCACCGAAGTTAAAGCCAAGGAACAGATCGAAGGTTTGCGTCAAGTATGCGCAAAGGGTGGATTCCGCCTCACCAAGTTCATCTGCAACCGACGGAGTGTCCTGGAGTCCATTCCCGAGGAAGAACGTTCTAAAGATGTGAAAACGTTAGACCTAAATTACGATGATTTGCCCATTGAACATGCTCTTGGTGTACAGTGGTGCGTCGAGTCTGACACCTTCAGATTTCGCATTACTATCAAGGATAAACCTCTAACGAGAAGAGGAATACTTTCAATCGTATCATCAATCTACGATCCTCTAGGATTTGCCGCTCCATTCACATTGAAAGCTAAGAAGTTGCTCCAGGACCTTTGTAAAGACGAAAAGTTAGGATGGGACGACGAACTCCCTGAATCCTACCGAAACCGTTGGGAAAATTGGAGAAGTGAGTTGCCCATGCTCGAACGCATACTTGTCCCTCGTTGTGTAAAGCCAATAGACTTTGGAGAAGTGAAGTCCAGACAAGTACACGTATTTTCTGACGCGAGCTCCGTAGGCTATGGCTCAGTGGCATACTTACGTCTTTGTGACAACATAGGTCGCATACACTGTTCGTTCCTGATGGGAAAAGCCCGCCTCGCACCAATCAAAGCAGTGACAATTCCACGCCTTGAACTGACTGCCGCTACCGTCTCCGTTCGTCTTGGAGAGATCGTCAAGAAGGAACTAGACGAAAGCCTTGACATCGTCCACTACCACACTGATTCAGTCACCGTGCTGCGTTATATCAGCAACGATCAGAAGCAATTTCAAGTTTTCGTCGCCAATCGAGTACAGACGATCCGTAACCTTTCAGATCCAAGTCAATGGAAATACGTAGATACAAAAGAGAATCCTGCCGATGATGCCTCTCGTGGATTAGACGCTAAAGccttgaaacaacaacaacgttgGCTAAGAGGACAAGGCTTTCTGTGGCAGCCCGAAAAGGATTGGCCTGCTCAACCGTCGTCACTTGGCGAAGTTTCTAATGAAGATCTAGAAATCAAGAGACAAGTAAATGCCTGTGTAACAACAATCACAGACCCACCACCCACCATAACAAAGCTATTTCAGTACTTCTCCGACTGGTATCGCCTAAAGAAAGCCGTTGCAGTATTCTTGAGAGTAAAAACCATTCTCCAAGAAAGAAGGCTAAAGAGAATCAACGAACAACATGGCCCGCCTGCCACCGCTAACGATAAAGCTAGCAAACCGATCATAGGTCGCTCATCACTAACAGTGCAGGAGTTAGAAGAAGCAGAgcaatcaataatttgtttctcACAGTCCCAAAGCTTTGATAACGAATTGAAGAGCCTTGATCAAGCAAGCCTGGATGAGCCTGGTTATGAACAGACACCctcccaaaaaagaaaaaacgaagtaaCGAAGGCCAGCTCCCTTTATCGCCTCGACCCGTTTGTCGATGGAGGTCTGCTGCGAGTTGGTGGCCGGTTGAACCACGCTGACATACCCGAAGAATCCAAACATCCCGTTATTCTGCCTTGGAAGAGTCACGTGACAACGCTGATCATCCGTCATACGCACGAGCAACTCGGCCACGCAGGCCGCGGACATGTCCTTGCAAAACTACGCGAGCGAAACTGGATTATTAAAGCTAACTCCGCAGTTTGTCAGCTGATTTCCTCGTGTGTAATGTGTCGAAGAATTAAGTCCACCCCTCAAGACCAGAAAATGGCTGATCTGCCCGAGGACCGATTGACTCCAGCACCCCCCTTCACCTACGTCGGAGTGGACTACTTTGGACCGTACGTAACGAAAGAAGGAACGTAA
- the LOC136892718 gene encoding uncharacterized protein, which translates to MQAVVQKLPFALQTKWHENIVKTIRKDSKIAGFAELVEFLEYASESANDPVYGKEALNKARQRTNGLPQSNKGSSPFKPKVESFVTGLDTVPKPPCSHGTGSSNQNVSARRCPLCEKSHDLEDCDAFKKKSVEQRKSFLSEKALCYACYSKNHLSKNCTRKRTCKKCKRPHPTLLHIEGFSLDRESGSINRDATDNDKPLKVNNACVDIPQESNLENDTLLQTILPVVVTQKGTNKAVKTYAFYDNGSAGCFITERLRKRLAATSTVTKIQLATMHGQSLVDSVIVKDLVVTDLKDKNPVELPRAYTRQEIPADTEHIRTPEIVSRIEHLKEIASEIPAYDPELEIGLLIGSNCPNALIPLSVVPNEGKGPFALQLKHGWTVSGPLHLTSEPFTNKVTVNKITVREIESVKEIITPKSLLKMFELDFSENASTNLPEELGHSQEDRRFLAKVSKGIRLTEGHYEIPLQFRQSEVDLPNNRQQAFKRAPWQRKKMIQNHQYRNDYIAFINEIINKGYAEKATQEILKGGPGKAWYIPHHGVYHPKKPDKIRVVFDCSAKFAGTSLNDQLLQGPDLTNSLVGVLTRFRQEPVAFMADIEAMF; encoded by the coding sequence ATGCAGGCAGTAGTTCAGAAGCTCCCTTTCGCCCTACAAACAAAATGGCACGAAAATATAGTGAAAACGATACGCAAGGACAGCAAGATTGCAGGCTTCGCAGAACTGGTAGAATTCTTGGAATATGCTTCCGAGTCTGCAAATGATCCAGTCTATGGCAAAGAAGCCCTTAATAAAGCGAGACAACGGACGAACGGCCTTCCACAGAGCAACAAAGGGTCGTCACCCTTTAAACCCAAAGTCGAAAGTTTCGTCACCGGCTTAGATACCGTTCCTAAGCCCCCGTGTTCACACGGGACTGGGTCTTCAAACCAAAACGTCAGCGCACGAAGATGCCCCCTGTGCGAAAAATCACATGACTTGGAAGATTGCGATGCCTTCAAGAAAAAATCCGTGGAACAAAGGAAGTCCTTCTTATCGGAGAAAGCGCTTTGTTATGCTTGTTACAGCAAGAATCATCTCTCAAAGAATTGCACAAGAAAGAGGACATgtaagaaatgcaaaaggcCACACCCCACTCTACTCCATATAGAAGGCTTCTCCCTCGACAGAGAAAGTGGTTCCATTAACAGAGACGCAACTGACAACGATAAACCACTGAAGGTCAACAATGCATGTGTGGACATCCCCCAAGAGTCTAATCTTGAAAACGATACCCTGCTGCAGACTATCCTCCCCGTCGTAGTGACACAGAAAGGTACCAACAAGGCAGTGAAGACGTATGCATTCTATGATAATGGAAGCGCAGGATGCTTTATCACCGAACGTCTTAGGAAGCGCCTTGCGGCAACAAGTACCGTTACCAAGATTCAATTAGCAACCATGCACGGCCAGAGCCTTGTAGACAGCGTCATTGTCAAAGATCTTGTTGTAACGGACTTGAAAGACAAGAATCCTGTTGAGCTTCCAAGAGCTTACACAAGACAAGAGATTCCTGCCGACACTGAACACATTCGCACTCCAGAAATCGTCAGCCGTATTGAGCATCTAAAGGAGATTGCTTCTGAAATCCCAGCTTATGATCCTGAATTGGAAATCGGGCTTTTAATTGGAAGTAACTGTCCAAACGCCCTGATCCCACTCAGTGTTGTCCCAAATGAAGGCAAAGGCCCCTTCGCATTACAGCTGAAGCATGGCTGGACGGTCAGCGGTCCACTACATTTGACTTCCGAGCCATTTACGAACAAAGTAACTGTGAACAAAATAACCGTTAGAGAAATTGAAAGTGTCAAAGAAATTATTACCCCTAAATCACTACTGAAGATGTTTGAACTCGACTTCAGTGAAAACGCCTCAACCAACCTTCCAGAAGAACTGGGCCATTCTCAAGAAGACAGAAGATTTCTTGCAAAAGTATCCAAAGGTATACGGCTCACAGAAGGTCACTATGAAATTCCTCTTCAATTTCGGCAATCTGAAGTGGATCTACCGAATAACCGACAACAGGCCTTCAAACGAGCGCCCTGGCAACGAAAGAAAATGATCCAAAACCATCAATACAGAAACGACTACATAGCCTTCATCAACGAAATAATCAATAAAGGTTATGCAGAGAAGGCCACCCAAGAAATCTTAAAAGGAGGTCCTGGTAAGGCGTGGTACATTCCCCATCATGGTGTTTACCATCCAAAAAAGCCTGACAAGATCAGAGTTGTTTTTGATTGCAGCGCCAAGTTTGCTGGAACGTCCCTTAATGACCAACTACTTCAAGGGCCTGATCTCACAAATTCACTAGTCGGCGTCCTAACTCGTTTCAGACAAGAGCCAGTGGCTTTTATGGCTGATATCGAAGCCATGTTTTAA